One Nostoc punctiforme PCC 73102 DNA window includes the following coding sequences:
- a CDS encoding response regulator transcription factor encodes MRILVVEDDVQLAEMLMEALTDRQYVVDIAQDGEEAWDCIKVLEYDLVVLDITLPKLDGVSFCQRLRSPMVGRSPSPTSRHTLSRNIAIPVLMLTARDTLGDKITGLDAGADDYMVKPFEMPELMARVRALLRRNSAATSSSDFGWGSLRLNSSTYEVTYADQPLHLTPKEFALLELMVSSGRRVLSRAGIIERIWSLDDPPSEETVKSHIKSLRYKLKDVGAADDFIETVHGLGYRLKQL; translated from the coding sequence ATGCGTATTTTAGTAGTCGAAGATGATGTTCAGCTAGCAGAGATGCTAATGGAAGCCTTAACTGACCGTCAATATGTGGTAGATATAGCTCAAGATGGAGAGGAAGCATGGGATTGCATCAAAGTGTTGGAATATGATTTGGTGGTACTAGATATTACTTTACCCAAGTTAGATGGTGTAAGTTTTTGTCAACGGTTGCGATCGCCTATGGTGGGGCGTAGCCCATCGCCTACATCAAGGCATACCTTATCGCGCAACATTGCAATACCTGTACTCATGTTAACAGCACGCGATACCCTTGGTGACAAAATTACCGGGTTGGATGCTGGCGCAGATGATTATATGGTCAAACCTTTTGAAATGCCAGAGTTAATGGCTCGTGTTCGCGCCCTGTTGCGCCGCAATAGTGCCGCAACATCTTCTTCAGATTTTGGTTGGGGTAGTTTGCGTTTAAATTCCAGCACTTATGAAGTCACTTATGCTGACCAGCCTTTACATCTAACACCTAAAGAATTTGCTCTTTTAGAACTAATGGTTTCTAGCGGTCGGCGGGTACTAAGTCGAGCCGGCATTATTGAGCGCATTTGGTCGCTTGATGACCCTCCGAGCGAAGAAACTGTTAAGTCTCACATTAAAAGTTTACGGTATAAACTTAAAGACGTAGGTGCTGCCGATGATTTTATTGAGACAGTTCATGGACTAGGCTATCGCTTAAAGCAGCTTTAG